The following are encoded in a window of Mycoplasmopsis bovis PG45 genomic DNA:
- a CDS encoding helicase HerA domain-containing protein, whose translation MFKLTQYRTNHNVMILGTPGMGKSTFTKKILTNAVSAGNIAIVIDPQAEYIKWANTLGGQIIDLGSGSGTTINPLQVRSFIARSEDEVDKANIKSIVNNHLNWLNKFFSIVFDNLDSKKSAILRQQIINLYEKWGIYKLNRVSDFTYEEWPTMSDLIKSMREYEIPEDHHDREQRQKEILDFAELLSIEFENNSNLRELYNGHTTVSINNDVVVFKNDNLTDTQGSITARLGIMVLLSLINEFIFNNALNNKIIIKEYKQENNVKILSMKEMQKLIKYSALCIDEEHLYINEKNITTLEYIADTTKLVRKLDCGTIHTTQNPSDYKQTASVAEMASRIINNCSYSFFFGLLDNDIETVKGFYKNSNQLLDSEVKFIASRQRGKVLATISNNERYSINLHFNDVEKELFFDKGE comes from the coding sequence ATGTTCAAACTTACTCAATATAGAACAAACCATAATGTAATGATATTAGGTACACCTGGTATGGGTAAGTCAACATTTACTAAAAAAATTCTAACAAATGCTGTATCAGCAGGCAATATTGCTATTGTAATTGACCCACAAGCTGAATACATAAAATGAGCTAACACTTTAGGCGGTCAAATTATTGACTTAGGAAGTGGCTCAGGAACAACTATTAATCCATTACAAGTAAGATCATTTATAGCAAGAAGTGAAGATGAAGTAGATAAGGCTAATATTAAATCTATTGTAAATAACCATTTAAACTGACTAAATAAGTTTTTCTCAATTGTCTTTGATAATTTAGATAGCAAAAAATCAGCTATTTTAAGACAACAAATAATTAATTTGTATGAAAAATGGGGAATTTATAAGCTAAATAGAGTGTCAGACTTTACATATGAAGAGTGACCAACAATGTCAGACTTAATTAAGTCAATGAGAGAGTATGAAATACCTGAAGACCATCATGATAGAGAACAAAGACAAAAAGAAATACTAGACTTTGCAGAGTTATTAAGTATTGAATTTGAAAACAATAGTAACTTAAGAGAACTTTATAATGGCCATACAACAGTAAGCATTAATAATGATGTAGTCGTGTTTAAAAATGATAATTTAACAGATACACAAGGCTCAATTACAGCTAGATTAGGTATTATGGTGCTTCTTAGCTTAATTAATGAATTTATCTTTAATAATGCACTAAATAACAAAATTATTATTAAAGAATACAAGCAAGAGAATAATGTAAAAATTTTGAGTATGAAAGAGATGCAAAAGCTCATTAAATATTCTGCTTTATGCATTGATGAAGAACACTTATACATTAATGAAAAGAATATTACAACATTAGAGTATATTGCTGATACTACTAAATTAGTGCGTAAGCTAGACTGTGGAACAATACACACTACTCAAAACCCTTCAGACTATAAGCAAACAGCTTCAGTAGCTGAAATGGCTTCTAGAATAATAAATAACTGTTCTTATTCATTCTTTTTTGGACTGTTAGACAATGATATTGAAACTGTTAAAGGCTTTTATAAAAACTCTAATCAGTTATTAGATTCAGAAGTTAAGTTTATTGCTTCAAGACAAAGGGGAAAGGTATTAGCAACTATTTCAAATAATGAACGTTATTCAATTAATTTACATTTTAATGATGTAGAAAAAGAACTATTTTTTGATAAAGGAGAGTAA
- a CDS encoding transposase translates to MAIPVEIRQVERPKNTVVKNYFGKFKVVKRTSKYVNGKAIPKDLAIVGEIVDYKFVPFETPIPVGTRSKKNQEKTDIKDYGNIAIFTKNSNDILEKLLTHFDSSTAYKLYVIAILRCAYPKAVNRDLKFYYETSFMSELFKKVGLSESLLPDFFEKTGRAYSNIHNFMLDRINEFKGRVQIIDGTLKSYNSDEVTFSQWSRKGKVKGSKDFTLLYTCVLYTKEPIYHRPYQGNMLDSTIFEDFLENVPSTGEILVADKGFRTKAITELLEQNKNVKYLLPLKRNTTLIREEKLDENLTPVKIKDKQLLGSKKQINGKFFYLFKDLEIAGKESVGNYQKHLKRNTFNIDEFNKNNQFFGVIVFESNVDLSLEDVYTLYDQRWEIEEMFNFYKNILELSKTRVHSEMKVYTTEFINYLSLIIATKVKNNFIRLNLHQNYSFRQIIEYLRSYKVEVINNTEWKKRKVLKYVQDLAELLEI, encoded by the coding sequence ATGGCAATTCCAGTTGAAATAAGACAAGTTGAAAGACCTAAAAACACAGTTGTAAAGAATTACTTTGGAAAATTTAAAGTTGTAAAAAGAACCAGCAAATATGTGAATGGAAAAGCAATTCCAAAAGATTTGGCAATTGTTGGCGAAATAGTAGATTACAAATTTGTTCCTTTTGAAACACCTATCCCAGTAGGTACAAGATCTAAGAAAAATCAAGAAAAAACAGATATAAAAGACTATGGTAACATAGCAATTTTTACAAAAAATAGCAATGATATTTTGGAAAAATTACTAACACATTTTGATTCATCAACAGCTTACAAATTATATGTAATTGCTATTCTTAGATGTGCCTATCCAAAAGCCGTTAATCGTGATTTAAAGTTTTACTATGAAACTTCATTTATGTCTGAATTATTTAAAAAGGTTGGTTTATCTGAATCATTATTACCAGACTTCTTTGAAAAAACTGGTAGAGCATATTCAAATATACATAACTTCATGTTAGATAGAATAAATGAGTTTAAAGGTAGAGTGCAAATTATTGATGGCACACTTAAATCTTATAATTCAGATGAAGTAACTTTTTCTCAATGATCAAGAAAAGGCAAGGTTAAAGGTAGCAAAGATTTTACCTTACTTTACACTTGTGTCTTATATACCAAAGAGCCAATTTATCACAGACCATACCAAGGAAATATGCTGGATTCGACTATTTTTGAGGACTTTTTGGAAAATGTGCCTAGCACTGGCGAAATATTAGTTGCTGATAAAGGCTTTAGAACTAAAGCAATTACAGAGCTTTTAGAACAGAATAAAAATGTTAAGTATCTTTTGCCATTAAAGAGAAATACAACATTAATTAGAGAAGAAAAACTTGATGAAAACTTGACTCCTGTGAAAATTAAAGATAAGCAATTACTAGGGTCTAAAAAGCAAATAAATGGAAAGTTTTTTTATCTATTTAAAGACTTAGAAATAGCTGGCAAAGAAAGTGTTGGAAACTATCAAAAACATCTAAAAAGAAATACATTTAACATTGATGAATTCAATAAAAATAATCAATTTTTTGGTGTCATTGTTTTTGAATCCAATGTTGACCTTTCATTAGAGGATGTATACACACTATATGATCAAAGATGAGAAATTGAAGAAATGTTTAACTTTTACAAAAATATTTTGGAACTATCAAAAACAAGAGTTCATTCAGAAATGAAAGTTTACACAACAGAGTTTATAAACTACTTGTCACTAATAATTGCGACAAAAGTTAAGAACAATTTTATAAGACTAAATCTTCATCAAAACTACTCATTCAGACAGATTATAGAATATTTGAGAAGTTACAAAGTTGAAGTAATAAATAATACAGAATGAAAAAAACGCAAGGTGTTGAAATATGTTCAAGACCTTGCGGAATTGTTAGAAATATAG